A section of the Jannaschia sp. S6380 genome encodes:
- a CDS encoding hydrogen peroxide-inducible genes activator — MNNLTLRQLRYFEALARHRHFGRAAAASSISQPALSVQIRELEETLGAKLFERGPRQVAMTAFGAQFAPRVRDILRSVDELGDLARVSQGGFAGRLRMGIIPTVAPYLLPRLIRTLTAAYPGLDLDIRETVTSRLIEEMADGAIDTAVVALPISEPSLIETPLLTESFVLIRAATDRGAPMPAREDLQEMRLLLLEEGHCFRDQALSFCDIATAGPRPGLDGSTLSTLVQMVASGIGVTLIPEMAVGVETRSAPVAIDRFPAPGPRRVVGMVWRRTSPLGEQYRDMADRLRVALRSAP; from the coding sequence ATGAACAACCTGACCCTGCGCCAGTTGCGGTACTTCGAGGCACTGGCCCGGCACCGGCATTTCGGGCGGGCGGCTGCCGCCTCCTCGATCTCGCAGCCGGCCCTCTCGGTGCAGATTCGGGAACTGGAAGAGACGCTGGGCGCCAAGCTGTTCGAACGCGGTCCGCGCCAGGTCGCCATGACCGCCTTCGGCGCGCAGTTCGCCCCCCGCGTCCGCGACATCCTGCGCAGCGTCGACGAATTGGGCGACCTCGCCCGCGTATCGCAGGGCGGCTTCGCCGGACGGCTTCGGATGGGGATCATCCCGACCGTGGCGCCGTACCTGCTGCCAAGGCTGATCCGAACGCTGACCGCGGCCTATCCCGGCCTGGACCTCGACATCCGCGAGACGGTGACCTCGCGCCTGATCGAGGAGATGGCCGACGGGGCGATCGACACGGCGGTGGTGGCGCTGCCGATATCCGAGCCCTCGCTGATCGAGACGCCACTCCTGACCGAATCCTTCGTCCTGATCCGCGCCGCCACCGACCGCGGTGCCCCGATGCCCGCGCGCGAGGACCTGCAGGAGATGCGCCTGCTGCTGCTGGAGGAGGGGCATTGCTTCCGCGATCAGGCCCTGTCCTTCTGCGACATCGCCACCGCCGGGCCGCGCCCCGGCCTTGACGGATCGACATTGTCGACGCTGGTTCAGATGGTCGCGTCCGGCATCGGGGTCACGCTGATCCCCGAGATGGCGGTCGGGGTCGAGACCCGGTCCGCGCCGGTGGCGATCGACCGGTTTCCCGCGCCCGGGCCGCGCCGCGTTGTCGGCATGGTCTGGCGCCGCACCAGTCCCTTGGGCGAGCAGTATCGGGACATGGCGGACCGGCTGCGCGTGGCGCTCAGATCCGCGCCATGA
- a CDS encoding serine hydrolase domain-containing protein, whose translation MDDVFETISAHLDRVTRAGRFLNAGLARIDGRGEVARVFGRVAPGGDPLRRTDLRLRMASISKAATARAVLICANRAGVPLTTPLSEVLDVDLPGVTLDHLLSHLSGLTDHGGYLIEPPQTPRAFLSDRPEAVSTNPPGTFFRYANLNYILLGIALEVIAGDRFDRILRREVLAPAGIAGGFNWAGVAPDDRNPLPVWQRHGDALTCEADGPDTDWGAEVIWRGGRGAPMADYRPGRDTTWFSPHAGLRMTVGEAARLARALGADDDIARAQRRARWRFDGTNGADCDGLFPAFGAGVTIYDGHPRIPGRLVGHAGHALGFTGGVWADRATGAGWAYFLNGSPDLTDGQDEEAFYDDDELQVMARI comes from the coding sequence ATGGACGACGTGTTCGAGACGATTTCCGCACATCTGGACCGGGTGACGCGCGCCGGCCGGTTCCTGAACGCGGGCTTGGCCCGGATCGACGGGCGCGGCGAGGTCGCGCGGGTCTTCGGCCGCGTGGCCCCAGGGGGAGACCCGCTGCGACGGACCGATCTTCGGCTGCGCATGGCGTCGATCTCGAAGGCGGCGACTGCGCGGGCGGTCTTGATCTGCGCGAACCGGGCGGGCGTGCCGCTGACGACGCCGCTGTCGGAGGTACTGGATGTGGATCTGCCCGGCGTGACGCTCGACCACCTGCTGTCGCACCTGTCGGGCCTGACGGATCACGGTGGATACCTGATCGAGCCGCCCCAGACGCCCCGCGCCTTCCTGTCCGACCGCCCCGAAGCGGTCTCGACGAACCCGCCGGGGACATTCTTTCGATATGCCAACCTCAACTACATCCTGCTGGGCATCGCACTGGAGGTGATCGCGGGCGACCGGTTCGACCGTATCCTTCGGCGCGAGGTCCTGGCGCCGGCGGGGATCGCTGGCGGGTTCAACTGGGCCGGCGTCGCACCGGACGACCGGAACCCGCTGCCGGTCTGGCAGCGCCACGGCGACGCCCTGACCTGCGAGGCGGACGGGCCCGACACCGATTGGGGGGCCGAGGTGATCTGGCGCGGCGGACGCGGCGCGCCGATGGCCGATTACCGCCCAGGTCGCGACACGACGTGGTTCTCGCCCCATGCCGGCCTGCGCATGACCGTGGGCGAAGCGGCCCGCCTGGCCCGCGCGCTGGGCGCCGATGACGACATCGCGCGGGCGCAGCGCCGGGCACGATGGCGCTTCGACGGGACGAACGGGGCCGATTGCGATGGCTTGTTCCCCGCCTTCGGGGCGGGCGTCACGATCTATGACGGGCATCCCCGCATCCCCGGGCGGTTGGTCGGGCACGCGGGCCATGCGCTGGGCTTCACCGGCGGCGTCTGGGCCGACCGCGCTACCGGGGCGGGCTGGGCCTATTTCCTGAACGGATCGCCCGACCTGACCGACGGCCAGGATGAGGAAGCGTTCTACGACGACGACGAACTTCAGGTCATGGCGCGGATCTGA
- the hemN gene encoding oxygen-independent coproporphyrinogen III oxidase produces MTDHAFLSRHGLFQARAPRYTSYPTAPHFDRAVGPAQMEGWLASLPEGAGISLYVHVPFCRRLCWFCACRTQGTKTDAPLRPWLDALRAEIDLMADAMPQVRIDRLHLGGGTPTILPPEMLDEMAEALRARFAFAPGAEISVEIDPTVIDDPRLDALARLGVTRASIGVQDFAPKVQHAIGRTQSVAQTREAVEGLRARGVSGLNLDLLYGLPFQDANSLGRTVDQALTLFPDRIALFGYAHVPWVARRQVMIPADALPNAETRMALFAQASDRLTGAGFASVGIDHFARPADGLCVAQDEGRLRRNFQGYTDDDCETLIGLGPSAISRLPQGYAQNDPGTAKWQAAVRARRPATLRGHALSTRDRLEAVAIEELLCRFGAEAEVVAARAGADPAEARALLAGVAADWPEAVRPTARGIRIVGRARPLARLIAMSIDGYERGDRHSLAV; encoded by the coding sequence ATGACCGACCACGCATTCCTGTCCCGCCACGGCCTGTTCCAGGCGCGCGCGCCCCGCTACACCAGCTATCCCACGGCGCCGCATTTCGACCGCGCCGTGGGGCCCGCGCAGATGGAAGGGTGGCTCGCCTCGCTGCCCGAAGGGGCGGGCATCTCGCTTTACGTGCATGTGCCGTTCTGTCGCAGGCTGTGCTGGTTCTGCGCCTGCCGCACGCAGGGGACGAAGACGGACGCGCCGCTGCGCCCCTGGTTGGACGCGCTCCGGGCAGAGATCGACCTGATGGCCGACGCCATGCCGCAGGTCCGCATCGACCGGCTGCATCTGGGCGGCGGCACGCCCACGATCCTGCCACCCGAGATGCTGGACGAGATGGCCGAGGCACTGCGCGCCCGGTTCGCCTTCGCGCCCGGGGCCGAAATCTCGGTCGAGATCGATCCGACCGTCATCGACGACCCGCGCCTGGACGCGCTGGCGCGGCTCGGCGTGACCCGCGCCAGCATCGGCGTGCAGGATTTCGCGCCGAAGGTGCAGCATGCCATCGGACGCACGCAGAGCGTCGCGCAGACGCGCGAGGCGGTGGAAGGGCTGCGTGCCCGGGGCGTCTCCGGGCTGAACCTCGACCTGCTTTACGGTCTGCCGTTTCAGGATGCGAACAGCTTGGGACGGACCGTCGACCAGGCGCTGACGCTGTTCCCCGACCGGATCGCGCTGTTCGGCTATGCGCATGTGCCCTGGGTGGCGCGGCGGCAGGTGATGATCCCCGCCGATGCGTTGCCGAACGCGGAAACCCGTATGGCCCTGTTTGCGCAGGCCTCCGACCGCTTGACCGGGGCCGGGTTCGCGTCGGTGGGCATCGACCATTTCGCCCGCCCCGCCGACGGCCTGTGCGTGGCCCAGGACGAGGGCCGGCTTCGTCGCAACTTCCAGGGCTACACGGACGACGATTGCGAGACACTGATCGGGCTGGGGCCGTCCGCGATTTCGCGTCTGCCGCAGGGATATGCGCAGAACGATCCCGGCACGGCAAAATGGCAGGCTGCGGTCCGCGCCAGGCGACCGGCCACGTTGCGCGGCCATGCCCTGTCGACCCGCGATCGGCTTGAGGCCGTGGCGATCGAGGAGCTTCTGTGCCGCTTCGGCGCCGAGGCCGAGGTCGTCGCGGCCCGGGCGGGCGCGGACCCGGCCGAGGCCCGGGCACTGCTGGCAGGTGTCGCCGCCGATTGGCCCGAGGCGGTGCGCCCGACCGCGCGCGGTATCCGTATCGTCGGACGCGCCCGGCCCTTGGCCCGCCTGATCGCGATGTCCATCGACGGATATGAACGGGGCGACCGGCACAGCCTGGCCGTCTGA
- a CDS encoding transcriptional regulator FnrL yields the protein MARRDSTLRIETDCSACPIRHRAVCAQCEPDELSVLNDIKTYRSWKAGETVVMEGEPLDFAASVVQGCATLTRSMEDGRTQMVGLLLPSDFLGRPGRDRTAYQVTAATDLTLCMFRRSAFEALLRDTPHVADRLLEMALDELDAAREWMLLLGRKTAREKVATFLLMILRRATLDGGPARAELPITRDAMATYLGLTIETVSRQMTALRRDGVIATDGLRGISTADPGLLAEAAGEDADGAPIV from the coding sequence ATGGCCCGACGTGATTCCACCCTCCGCATCGAGACCGATTGCAGCGCATGCCCCATCCGGCACCGCGCCGTCTGCGCCCAGTGCGAACCCGACGAGCTTTCGGTTCTGAACGATATCAAGACCTATCGCAGCTGGAAGGCGGGCGAGACCGTGGTGATGGAGGGCGAGCCGCTCGATTTCGCCGCGTCGGTCGTCCAGGGCTGCGCCACGCTGACCCGTTCGATGGAGGACGGGCGCACGCAGATGGTGGGCCTCCTGCTGCCGTCCGATTTCCTTGGGCGGCCGGGGCGCGACCGCACGGCCTACCAGGTGACGGCCGCGACCGACCTGACGCTGTGCATGTTCCGCCGCTCGGCCTTCGAGGCGCTGCTGCGCGACACGCCCCACGTGGCAGACCGCCTGCTGGAGATGGCCCTGGACGAGCTGGACGCCGCGCGCGAATGGATGCTGCTGCTGGGCCGCAAGACCGCGCGCGAGAAGGTCGCGACGTTCCTGTTGATGATCCTGCGTCGCGCGACGCTGGATGGCGGGCCCGCGCGGGCCGAACTGCCGATCACCCGCGACGCGATGGCCACCTATCTGGGGCTAACGATCGAGACCGTCAGCCGGCAGATGACCGCGCTGCGCCGCGACGGGGTGATCGCGACCGACGGTTTACGCGGCATCTCGACCGCCGATCCTGGCCTTTTGGCCGAGGCGGCGGGCGAGGACGCCGACGGCGCGCCCATCGTCTGA
- the ccoN gene encoding cytochrome-c oxidase, cbb3-type subunit I yields the protein MSDYLKLVALGLLALFAAIAASWARDAAYMVHAIIIMMIATGLFLWTLRGMEEAPIGAPTPARGYMDGPIRAGVVATAFWGIAGFLVGTFIAFQLAFPALNFDWGQPFTNFGRLRPLHTSAVIFAFGGNALIATSFYVVQRTCGARLWGGNAAWFVFWGYNLFIVLAATGYLLGATQSKEYAEPEWYVDIWLTVVWLAYLAVFMGTILNRKERHIYVANWFYLAFIVTVAMLHVVNNLAIPVSVWGSKSVQVFAGVQDAMTQWWYGHNAVGFFLTAGFLGMMYYFVPKQAGRPVYSYKLSIIHFWALIFLYIWAGPHHLHYTALPDWAATLGMVFSIILWMPSWGGMINGLMTLQGAWDKIRTDPIIRMFVASLAFYGMSTFEGPMMSIRAVNSLSHYTDWTIGHVHSGALGWNGLITFGCLYFLTPKLWGRTQMYSVSAINTHFWLATVGIVLYAASMWVTGIMEGLMWREVDANGFLVNSFADTVDAKFPMYVVRGLGGVLYLSGALLMAWNMWMTIRAPRTDAIATPAE from the coding sequence ATGTCCGACTATCTGAAACTCGTGGCACTCGGCCTGCTGGCCCTGTTCGCCGCGATAGCCGCGAGCTGGGCCCGCGACGCGGCCTACATGGTGCATGCCATCATCATCATGATGATCGCCACGGGCCTGTTCCTATGGACCCTGCGCGGCATGGAGGAGGCGCCCATCGGCGCCCCGACGCCCGCACGCGGATACATGGACGGGCCCATACGAGCGGGCGTCGTCGCCACCGCCTTCTGGGGCATCGCGGGGTTCCTGGTGGGGACCTTCATCGCGTTTCAGCTGGCCTTCCCGGCGCTGAACTTCGACTGGGGCCAGCCCTTCACCAATTTCGGCCGCCTGCGGCCGCTGCACACCTCGGCCGTGATCTTCGCCTTCGGCGGCAACGCCCTGATCGCCACGTCCTTCTATGTCGTGCAGCGCACCTGCGGCGCCCGCCTCTGGGGCGGAAACGCGGCCTGGTTCGTCTTCTGGGGCTATAACCTGTTCATCGTCCTGGCGGCGACGGGCTACCTGCTGGGGGCCACCCAGTCCAAGGAATACGCCGAGCCGGAATGGTACGTGGATATCTGGCTGACGGTGGTCTGGCTGGCCTATCTGGCCGTCTTCATGGGCACGATCCTGAACCGCAAGGAACGGCACATCTACGTCGCCAACTGGTTCTATCTCGCCTTCATCGTGACCGTGGCGATGCTGCACGTGGTCAACAACCTGGCGATCCCGGTCTCGGTCTGGGGCTCCAAGTCGGTTCAGGTCTTCGCCGGCGTGCAGGACGCGATGACGCAGTGGTGGTACGGCCACAACGCCGTGGGTTTCTTCCTGACCGCGGGCTTCCTGGGAATGATGTACTATTTCGTGCCCAAGCAGGCGGGCCGCCCGGTCTATTCCTACAAGCTGTCGATCATCCACTTCTGGGCGCTGATCTTCCTCTATATCTGGGCGGGACCGCACCACCTGCACTACACCGCTTTGCCCGACTGGGCCGCCACGCTGGGCATGGTGTTCTCGATCATCCTCTGGATGCCGTCCTGGGGTGGCATGATCAACGGCCTGATGACGCTGCAGGGCGCGTGGGACAAGATCCGCACCGACCCGATCATCCGCATGTTCGTGGCCTCGCTCGCCTTCTACGGCATGTCGACCTTCGAGGGCCCGATGATGTCGATCCGCGCGGTCAACTCGCTGTCGCACTACACCGATTGGACGATCGGGCACGTGCATTCCGGCGCGCTCGGCTGGAACGGGCTGATCACCTTCGGCTGCCTCTACTTCCTGACGCCGAAGCTCTGGGGTCGGACGCAGATGTACTCGGTCTCGGCCATCAACACCCATTTCTGGCTCGCGACGGTGGGGATCGTCCTCTACGCCGCCTCGATGTGGGTGACCGGAATCATGGAGGGCCTGATGTGGCGCGAGGTCGACGCGAACGGCTTCCTCGTCAACTCCTTCGCCGACACCGTCGACGCCAAGTTCCCGATGTACGTGGTGCGTGGCCTGGGCGGCGTCCTGTACCTGAGCGGCGCGTTGCTGATGGCGTGGAACATGTGGATGACGATCCGCGCGCCCCGCACCGACGCCATCGCCACACCCGCGGAGTGA
- the ccoO gene encoding cytochrome-c oxidase, cbb3-type subunit II, translating to MSKDPRNPNYDPEDDPKVSTLSDAPGELPNELPPETETITFHQRLERNATLLLVASFLVVTVGGIVEIAPLFWLENTIEDVDGMRPYSPLELAGREIYVREGCYVCHSQMIRPMRDEVERYGHYSLAAESMYDHPFQWGSKRTGPDLARVGGRYSDEWHVDHLMDPQSVVPESVMPKYAFLADTRLEGEHIEDLVATHRMVGVPYTDEMVQMAAADFHVQVDPWGDIDGLLERYPGAQVRNFDGNPVLTEMDALIAYLQMMGTLVDFSTFTPDPNR from the coding sequence ATGAGCAAGGACCCGAGAAACCCGAACTACGACCCCGAGGACGACCCGAAGGTCTCGACCCTGTCGGACGCCCCGGGCGAGCTGCCCAACGAGTTGCCGCCCGAAACCGAAACGATCACCTTCCATCAGCGGCTGGAGCGAAACGCGACACTGCTGCTGGTGGCCAGCTTCCTGGTGGTGACCGTCGGCGGAATCGTCGAGATCGCACCGCTATTCTGGCTGGAAAACACGATCGAGGACGTGGACGGCATGCGCCCCTACTCTCCGCTGGAACTGGCGGGGCGCGAAATCTACGTCCGCGAGGGCTGCTATGTCTGTCACAGCCAGATGATCCGCCCGATGCGCGACGAGGTCGAACGCTACGGCCATTACAGCCTCGCCGCCGAATCGATGTACGACCATCCGTTCCAATGGGGGTCCAAGCGGACGGGGCCGGACCTGGCCCGCGTCGGCGGGCGCTACAGCGACGAATGGCATGTCGATCACCTGATGGACCCGCAATCGGTCGTGCCCGAGAGCGTGATGCCGAAATACGCGTTCCTCGCCGACACGAGGCTGGAGGGGGAGCATATCGAGGATCTGGTCGCCACGCACCGGATGGTCGGCGTCCCCTATACCGACGAGATGGTCCAGATGGCCGCGGCCGACTTCCACGTCCAGGTCGACCCCTGGGGCGACATCGACGGGCTCCTGGAACGCTATCCGGGCGCGCAGGTCCGCAACTTCGATGGCAATCCCGTGCTGACCGAGATGGATGCCCTGATCGCCTATCTGCAGATGATGGGCACCCTGGTCGACTTCTCGACCTTCACCCCCGACCCGAACAGATAG
- a CDS encoding cbb3-type cytochrome c oxidase subunit 3 yields the protein MDTYSFLRELADSWVLLILTLIFLGVIVWAFRPGSRPLHDDAAAVPFRHDDAAPGCANSCAGCTCGGTDFLKDAKHG from the coding sequence ATGGACACCTATTCCTTCCTGCGCGAACTGGCGGACAGCTGGGTCCTGCTGATCCTGACGCTGATCTTCCTGGGCGTGATCGTCTGGGCGTTCCGCCCCGGATCGCGCCCGCTCCACGACGACGCCGCCGCCGTTCCCTTCCGCCACGACGACGCCGCGCCCGGCTGCGCCAATTCCTGCGCCGGCTGCACCTGCGGCGGCACGGACTTTCTGAAAGACGCGAAACATGGCTGA
- the ccoP gene encoding cytochrome-c oxidase, cbb3-type subunit III: MADEKRIDEATGTETTGHTWDGIEELNTPLPRWWLWTFYATVAWGIVYVILFPAWPMVSSATQGVLGYSTRAEVAAEIERVNLSNADLLESLRTVDLGVLERNEALHGFAVRAGASVFANNCSQCHGRGAAGVQAAGYPNLLDDDWLWGGQITDIADTVRHGIRNEDDPDARYSEMPAFDEILADEEIAALVSHVRGLSGLAEGEAEGAQLFLDNCSACHGEDGRGDRELGAPNLTDAIWLYGGTPEAVEHTIRYSRFGVMPPWGDRLGEAQVRAVAAYVHGLGGGEAQVGVPLSEAAAEEAADVPEASFPASADETPAEADAAPVRPVD, translated from the coding sequence ATGGCTGACGAAAAGCGCATCGACGAGGCTACCGGGACCGAGACCACCGGTCACACCTGGGACGGCATCGAGGAGTTGAACACGCCCCTGCCCCGATGGTGGCTCTGGACGTTCTACGCCACCGTGGCCTGGGGCATCGTCTACGTGATCCTGTTCCCGGCCTGGCCGATGGTCAGTTCGGCGACGCAGGGCGTGCTGGGCTATTCCACCCGCGCCGAGGTCGCCGCCGAGATCGAACGCGTGAACCTGTCGAACGCGGACCTGCTGGAAAGCCTGCGGACCGTAGACCTGGGCGTGCTGGAACGCAACGAGGCGCTGCATGGCTTCGCGGTCCGCGCGGGCGCGTCGGTCTTCGCCAACAATTGTTCGCAATGCCACGGGCGCGGCGCGGCGGGGGTGCAGGCGGCCGGCTATCCGAACCTGCTGGACGATGACTGGCTCTGGGGCGGACAGATCACGGACATCGCCGACACCGTCCGCCACGGCATCCGCAACGAGGACGACCCCGACGCGCGCTATTCCGAGATGCCGGCCTTCGACGAGATCCTCGCCGACGAGGAGATCGCCGCGCTGGTCAGCCATGTCCGCGGCCTGTCGGGCCTGGCCGAGGGAGAAGCGGAGGGCGCGCAGCTCTTCCTGGACAACTGCTCGGCCTGTCACGGCGAGGACGGGCGGGGGGACCGCGAACTGGGCGCGCCGAACCTGACCGACGCGATCTGGCTCTATGGCGGCACGCCCGAGGCGGTCGAGCATACGATCCGCTACTCCCGCTTCGGCGTCATGCCCCCCTGGGGCGACCGCCTGGGCGAGGCGCAGGTCCGCGCCGTCGCGGCCTATGTCCACGGCCTGGGCGGGGGCGAGGCGCAGGTCGGCGTCCCGCTGTCCGAGGCCGCCGCCGAGGAAGCCGCCGACGTGCCCGAAGCGAGCTTCCCCGCCTCGGCCGACGAAACCCCGGCGGAGGCCGATGCGGCCCCGGTTCGCCCGGTCGACTGA
- the ccoG gene encoding cytochrome c oxidase accessory protein CcoG has protein sequence MTQPAPLFAAQEPIFPRRVSGRFRTLKWWIMGLTLGIYYLVPWIRWDRGPNLPDQAVLVDLAGRRFYFFWIEIWPHEFYFVAGLLIMAGLGLFLFTSALGRVWCGYTCPQTVWTDLFILVERWIEGDRNARFRLWKAKWDARKWRLRLTKWLVWLLIAVATGGAWVFYFADAPTLARELLTLDAHPVAYATIAVLTGTTFVLGGFLREQVCIYMCPWPRIQGAMMDEGTLTVGYRDWRGEPRGKKRVKGAGDCIDCMACVNVCPMGIDIREGQQMECITCALCIDACDDVMAKIGKPRGLIDYLALDDRPPVLPGEHAPVRPMGSDALDDPNTTGRPGSGDTAVEPVEGRTAPAPHAAAAPFVTRHSEVWAPQPVWRHIFRPRTILYSVAWLAIGVALVFALFVRPEIEMTAAPVRNPTFVTLSDGAIRNAYDVRLRNKHGEAREFHLSLTSETALAISLEGEDDRIVTVPPDATRQQRVYVTAAPGSDAATRALTDLRLWVEDVASGERAYRDTIFNGKESFDERTGAAG, from the coding sequence ATGACCCAGCCCGCCCCCCTTTTCGCGGCACAGGAGCCGATTTTCCCCCGTCGCGTGTCGGGCCGGTTCCGCACGCTCAAGTGGTGGATCATGGGGCTGACGTTGGGGATCTACTACCTCGTGCCCTGGATCCGCTGGGACCGGGGGCCGAACCTTCCCGACCAGGCGGTGCTCGTCGACCTGGCCGGGCGGCGCTTCTACTTCTTCTGGATCGAGATCTGGCCGCACGAATTCTACTTCGTCGCGGGCCTGCTCATCATGGCCGGCCTCGGCCTGTTCCTGTTCACCTCGGCGCTGGGCCGGGTCTGGTGCGGCTACACCTGCCCGCAGACGGTCTGGACCGACCTCTTCATCCTGGTGGAACGCTGGATCGAGGGCGACCGCAACGCCCGCTTCCGGCTTTGGAAGGCCAAGTGGGACGCGCGCAAATGGCGGCTGCGTCTGACCAAATGGCTGGTCTGGCTGCTGATCGCCGTGGCCACGGGCGGGGCCTGGGTGTTCTATTTCGCCGATGCGCCGACGCTGGCCCGCGAGCTGCTGACGCTCGACGCGCATCCGGTGGCCTATGCCACCATCGCCGTCCTGACGGGCACGACCTTCGTGCTGGGCGGGTTCCTGCGCGAGCAGGTCTGCATCTACATGTGCCCCTGGCCGCGCATCCAGGGCGCGATGATGGACGAGGGCACGCTGACCGTCGGCTATCGCGACTGGCGCGGCGAGCCACGCGGCAAGAAGCGGGTCAAGGGGGCGGGCGACTGCATCGACTGCATGGCCTGCGTGAATGTCTGCCCCATGGGCATCGACATCCGCGAAGGGCAGCAGATGGAATGCATCACCTGCGCGCTCTGCATCGACGCCTGCGACGACGTCATGGCGAAGATCGGCAAGCCCCGTGGCCTGATCGACTATCTGGCGCTGGACGACCGCCCGCCCGTCCTGCCGGGCGAACACGCCCCCGTCCGCCCCATGGGGTCCGACGCGCTGGACGACCCGAACACGACCGGCAGACCCGGATCGGGCGATACTGCGGTCGAGCCGGTCGAAGGCAGGACCGCGCCCGCCCCCCACGCCGCCGCCGCGCCCTTCGTGACCCGGCACAGCGAGGTCTGGGCCCCCCAGCCAGTCTGGCGCCACATCTTCCGGCCCCGCACGATCCTCTATTCGGTCGCCTGGCTGGCGATCGGCGTCGCGCTGGTCTTCGCCCTGTTCGTCCGCCCGGAGATCGAGATGACGGCCGCACCCGTGCGCAACCCGACCTTCGTCACGCTGTCGGATGGCGCGATCCGCAACGCCTATGACGTGCGCCTGCGCAACAAGCACGGCGAGGCGCGCGAGTTTCATCTTTCGCTGACATCCGAAACCGCCCTGGCCATCTCGCTGGAAGGCGAGGACGACCGGATCGTCACCGTCCCCCCCGACGCCACGCGCCAGCAGCGCGTCTATGTCACCGCCGCCCCGGGCAGCGACGCCGCCACGCGCGCGCTGACCGACCTGCGCCTGTGGGTGGAAGACGTCGCCTCGGGCGAGCGGGCGTATCGCGACACCATCTTCAACGGCAAGGAGAGCTTCGATGAACGCACCGGCGCGGCGGGCTGA
- a CDS encoding FixH family protein, which translates to MNAPARRADRPLTGRHVLALFCGGFAVIIGVNVALAVNAVRTFPGIETESSYVASQRFDAERAAQDALGWTVDAAVADGRLRLAVTDAAGPVMPEIVSATLGRATTVAQDTTPRLEWTGGAFAAPVDVAPGNWNLRIEMLAADGTTFRRRIPLVVR; encoded by the coding sequence ATGAACGCACCGGCGCGGCGGGCTGACCGCCCCCTGACCGGCCGGCACGTGCTGGCCCTGTTCTGCGGCGGCTTCGCCGTCATCATCGGCGTCAACGTGGCGCTGGCCGTCAATGCCGTGCGCACCTTCCCCGGCATCGAGACCGAGAGTTCCTATGTCGCCAGTCAGCGTTTCGACGCCGAACGGGCCGCGCAGGACGCGCTGGGCTGGACCGTGGATGCCGCCGTCGCCGATGGCCGGCTGCGCCTGGCCGTGACGGATGCCGCCGGGCCGGTCATGCCCGAAATCGTATCGGCGACGCTGGGCCGTGCGACCACCGTGGCGCAGGATACGACGCCGCGTCTGGAATGGACGGGCGGGGCCTTCGCGGCGCCCGTCGACGTCGCACCCGGCAACTGGAACCTGCGCATCGAGATGTTGGCCGCCGACGGCACGACCTTCCGCCGCCGCATCCCCCTGGTCGTCCGTTGA